The genomic region CCTTTGAGGGCAGCCGATGTAGCGTCAACATCGGAGACATCGACCTTAAGGCCTGATACGGCTTTGATGTACTGCCTGTATTCCGTGATCGGCTCCTCAGCTGCTCCCTTCTCTTCAAATGCGTTGATCACCAGATTGGCGCGATCGATCAACGCGGTCCTTTCCGCATATAACTGATTGACGTGCTCAAGCAGTGATTTCCGGATCTCCGATTTCGAATCCGCCAACTGAACTGCTGCGTCCGTTACCTTTTTCAAGGTCTCCTGATCCTGAAGTTCCTTTGTGTCTATCTTGTCCAGTTGTTTGGTGGCGGACTTTTCATCCTGGAGTATCTCTTTTCCCGATTTACTATCGACTCTGGCCTCTGTTTCACTTTTTTCGAGGACCTCCTTGGCGATACTGGAATCCACCACATCCTCTGTCTCCTCCTGATCCCCCATGACCTCTTTTATCTGTTTGTGAGCCTCGGCAACCGCCGTCTCTGCCTCCTCCTGGCTGGCAGCTGTCGGCTCAGACTCCCCCTTTGTGGCCTCAGGAACCTCCTCCATAGCCTCCTTGGCATCTTCCAGGGCATCCAACGCCTCCTCGACCGCCTTCATTTCGGTTTTCTTGTGTTTGGCAACCAGCTCCTCGCCGCTTATCTCCTGGACTTTGCTCTTCAACAACGTCATCCATCCCTTTGCCTCCTCGGCAAGTTCACAGCGAACCAAAGGTTTAAGGCGTATTTCAAGTTCATCCAGGGGGATCTGTGAGTCTTTCGTGGTCAGTGCTTCAGTGTTGGGAGGACATTCGAGTGAATTGGCCATGCCAACGCTTGCAGCCATGAGAAGAAGGCTGATCATTGTTACTTGCTGCAACCACAAACCACTCTGTATTTTCATCGAACGACTCTCCATAGAGTTGGAATCAAAGTCTTATTGTCGCTAAATCCACGCCCTTTCAAATGTTTAATCGGTAACAGATGACGTTTAAATTATGGTCCCTTTTATTTCGATTTTCATTGGGGGACAGCAACCTCCGCCCCCGCCCAACAACCCCTGTGGGCTTATTCAATGCTTTGCGGAGTTGGTGTCGAGTTGATACCCATCCGTCAGCGTCTTCATGAAGGCAACGATGGCATCTATCTCGCCATTGGTCAGACCCAGATTGCCCAGTTCCTTTATGTTGACGTTTTCTGCCACTTCCGGCTTGCCCCAGTCAGAGCGGATATCCCGGGTGCTGTAGAACATTACGACTTCACGCAGGGTTTTCAGTATTCCATTATGCATGTAGGGTGGCGTCAGCGCGATATTACGTAGCGTGGAGACCTTGAATTTCCCCTTGTCCACATCACGACCCGTGGTCTTCGCCAGACCGATATCGATCACTTCGGCACCATTGGAATTGAAGCGGGCGGGCTGGCTGTAGAAGGGGTTCTCGTCATTCCGCGGTACCCCCAGATTGTCATAGGTGAAATCAGTAAACAGGGGTGGCTGACCATTCTCTCCCACCTGACTCGTGTGGCAGGCGGCGCAGTTACCCTTATCCCCGGCATCGAACAGTTCCAATCCACGTTTCTCCTGCCTGGTCAGTTCAACCTTGCCGGCGAGATAGTAGTCATACTTGGAGGTAAAGGGGTGGAATCGCTCGCTGCGTTCAAAGGCGGCGATGGCTGTTGCAATGTGATCATATGCCTGCTTCACCACCTTGAGGCTCCCCTTGCCAAATAAGCAATCAAATTCTTTGGCGTAAGAGGCCTGCCGGACCTTCTCAACGACTGCAGCAGAATCCGCGTTGGCCATTTCAACCGGGTTCAAGAAGGGGCCTTTGGCCTGTTCTTCCAATGTGGCGGCTCGACCGTCCCAGAATTGACCACCGACGTACAGCCCCTGCTTTTCGTCAAAGTGGAAGGCGGGACTATAGAGCGCATATGCCGCCGTAGGCGTGTTGCGGTCGCCGAAACGGTCGGGATGCACCCCACGGGAAACCGGCAGTTCGCGGTCAGGATCGGCAAAACCGGCTCCCGGCAAGTGGCAGCTGGCGCAGGACTGTCCGGGCGGATTGGAGAGATTGGCGTCAAAAAAAAGCTTCTCGCCCAGAGAGGCAGCTGTTGGAGATGAATCTGCCTGCGCCAAGGGCATAAAGACCAAAACTATGGAGGCAATGGAGAATAATTTCTGCTTGGCCATGATTTTCTATAGCTCGATAAAGGATTAATCGGTTAAATTATCCGGGACATCCTTCCAAAACGCATCGTAAAATATCAATCTGGATGATAGGGGATGCCCATTAAACATCTCCTCTGCTCAAACCAGCAGACAGCTATTCGCCCCGATTCCCCCAACGCGTGGCAAACTCACGATACTCTCCCCACAAGCCACGCTTCTGATCAAACGCCTCCCCCTCCATCTTCTTCAACCGGCCCCGAAAAGCACTGTCCAGTGGGTAACGATTGAGCACCACCGCATAACCATCAGCCACCATCTTCTCATTCAGGCTGTTGCCCTGCTCGTCCAGCACCACCAGGGAAATACGCCCATATTTATCACGGCGATTCAGATTCCCACTCAACATCACTTGTTGGCCTGGGGACACAAGACTCTTGAGATGAGAGGTCGACGCATTGCCTATCGACAACAAAACATCCTCACTCAAACCGGTACGCTGGGCGTCTCGTTGCAACTTGGGATTAGGGGTATCTTCCGGAGCATCGATTCCAGCCAGCTGTATACGCTCAGTGCCGCTGGTTAGTTCCACAACCAGCGTGTCGCCATCCTCTATCTTCTGTAACTTATAACGCTGATCTTCCGCAGCTGCAGCGGCCATACTGAGACAACCGGCACCAAGCAGTAGAGCAAATTTTCTTAGCGAAATATTCATAAAAACCCCGTGAACCTATCTTGGCAACCAGAAGATAAAAAACAGACAGAAGACGGCCAATGCAATAAAAAGCAGAACAAATTTTTTCCGCGCCCCGGCACGATAACCTTTTTTCTGAAAGTGGGAGACTGCGCCGCAATGAGGGCACTCGGCAATATCTTCCGCTATCTTTTTACCGCAGTAGAGACAGTTTACTTCGCCCAATCGGTTATCCCTCTATATTAAAGCAAGCATAATATGTGGGTTGCACCCGACATTGTCACATTTAGAGAAACCACACCCCATGCCAAGTGTCACTGCGAACCCTGAAACTTGAGTTATAATACCGTCCTGCCATTAGTACCAGGACACTCTCTAGTGATTATAAAGACCAAATACCTATTTCTCACTCTTCTCAGCAGCATACTTTTGGTCGGCTGCAGTGCGCATCCAGGTTCAGGTATTTGGGTGCCCGCAGAAGGAAATGAGTCGCCTTACTCCAGGATCGAAGTGCTTTTCGAGGGACGGGCCGAGCTCTTTGTTTCGGGCCGGAAAGAGCATCTCTTCCGTTGTTTCTGGAGCGGGACAACCGCAGACAGCATCCACATGGATTGCATTTCTGCGGATGATGAGACCCAAAAAACCGTCTTCATCCTACAGGTTACTGCCGACGGAGCCGCAAAACTCACCGAGGCAGGAAAAAATCTAGGCCTTTTTCAGCGCACCGAGCAGGTACCCACACGAAAAGAGTAACATCCGATCAATGACTGGTTCCGCGGGAGCGGGTCAGTTTATTGTGGACGTTGTATTTACCTGATGGCTTTTTCATCGGCAGTCGTTTGATCTCCTCAAGCGTCTTGGCATCATAGATCACCAGCGCACCATCGAGATCCCAGATACTGACCAGGGCATAGCGGCCATCCTTGGTGAACTCGACATGGGCCGAAGTTTTGCCGGGCACCGGTTTCAGCGTCTTTACAATCTCCAGGGTCTGTTTGTCGATCACATGCATCAGATCCCTGTTGGGTCCGAAGAAGACATCGACCCAGGCGTAAGGACTCTTCTCATGACTGCGCATGAAGAACCCTGGCCCCTGGGTGGGAATCCGTTTGATCACCTCCCAGGTTTCAGTGTCGACAATGGTGACCTCCGGCTTTTTGATATTTGGCGTGGCCAGTACGTTTCTGCCCTGATACTGCCAGGTAATGGCGGAACTCAGGTGCGGCATACCGGGTAGTGTCACTTGGGCCACGGCTCTCTTCAGGTCGAGATCGACAACCTGCCCCGCACTTCCTTCGAGCCCCTTATCCAAACCTCGTGACGTGCCGATCACCCGGTCATACTCCTGGGTGAGGAAGAAGTCATCCAGATAACCCTCCACCGCGATGCGGCGCACAGGAAACCGTTCCTCTTTATGGGCATCCCCGGAATCTTCACGATAGTCATGGACCCAGCCGGAGAAACCCGCCGGCGGCTCGTCCATATAACCGATCTCCCAAACCTCGGGGATATCCTTCAGCGCGGCGACAAAACTCTCCCGCGGATCCGCCGTATAGACCGCACTGACCCTTGAAGAGGTGCCGGTTTCGTCTGCCACGTCGATCACCTTCAGCGGTGAAAGGTCGCGGGCATCCAGCACCACTAGGGAATGGGGCAGGTAGTTGGCGGCAATTACATAACGTCCATCGTGGGAGACTGCCAGATTACGGGTGTTGATACCGACCCGCACCTCGGCGACATAGGTCAGGTTGAAGACATCGAATTTGCTGATCCAGCCATCCCGGGAGGCGAAGTAGATATAGCGGCCGCCTTCGGCCCACTTGGGTCCTCCGTGGAGTGCGAACCGGGTCGGCAACCGGTGAATCGGTTCAAAGGTATCCCCATTCAGCAGGGTGGCGTGGTGATCCCCAAGTTCGACCACCATGAAGAGGTTGTCGATATCCGCCTCGAATTTAGGGCTATCCGGAAATTCTCCAGGTTTATGGTAGACCAGCTGGCTCCCTTTGATTTTAGCCATACCCCATTTGGGCATAATCTTCAGTGGCGTATAGATCAGCTCCACCAGCGACTCTATCTCCGCCTTGTTGAGTTTCTCCTTGAAGGGCGGCATCTGTACAGCCGGGCGGCTGTTTTCGATCATTTGAAAGGCAGACTTCCTGCGCAGCCGCTTCAGGTTTTGCGGCAGCAACGCAGGCCCGATGATTCCAAGCCGGCCAGGGCCATGACACTCGGAACAGTGCGTTTTATATAGCGCCGCAGCGTCAACCACGGCGACACTCTGGCCCGCATTAAAAAGGCCAGACAGGCCGACAAGGGCCAAAAACAGGGTACGGATTTTCATGGTCAACCTACCCGGTAAGCACTTGATCTACCGGCGTTTCATCTTCTGTGGCGGAGGGAATACCGATCTCTTCGTCGGTGAGATAACAGGCGGGGTCCTCACTCCAGGCATCGCCGGTGAGCTGCATTGCCCGCACCCGGGTATTGCCCCCGCAGATATCGAAATAACGGCAGGCGCCACAACGCCCGCCGACGGTGCGGGGACTCGCCTTGAGACCGGCCATGATGGGATCTGATGTATCCATCCAGATCTTTGAGAAAGGCCGCTCCTTGACGTTACCCAGATCGTGATTCCACCACATGGTGTCCGGGTGGACCCGGCCCTGGTTGTCGATGTTGGCGATATTGACGCCGGAACTGTTGCCGCCCCACTGGATCAGTTTCGCCCTGATGTGATCCGCCTGCTCGGGAAAGAGCCGTTCCACCCAATGAAGCAGATAGACACCGTCCGCATCGTTGTTGCCGGTGACAAACTCCGTACCCCGCCCTTTGGCCGCATCCTCCAGGGCGCGGTCGAACAGCAGATCCATGGCCCAGCGGGTGGTGTTGAGGAAGACGTCATCCTCACGGTTTTTGTTGCCACGTCCCGCATAGTTGAGGTGGGAGAAATAGAACTTGTTAATGCGCTCCTCAACCATCAGATCCAGCAGTTGAGGCAACTCCTCCGCATTGTCCTGAGTCATAGTGAAACGCAGGCCCACTTTGATACCTGCATCCCGGCAGAGGCGCAGACCGTGCATCGACACGTCGTAGGCTCCCTCCTTGCGGCGAAATTGATCGTGGGTCTCACGGATGCCGTCGATGCTGATGCCCAGATAATCAAAACCCACCTCGGCGATCTTATCTATATTCTGCTCATCGATCAGGGTGCCGTTAGTGGAGAGCGCGGTGTAAAAACCCATCGCCTTGGCGTGGTGAGCGATCTCAAAGATATCGGGCCGCAACAGGGGTTCACCGCCGGAGAGGATCAGCACAGGCACCTTGAACTGCTTCAGATCGTCCATCACATCGAAAACCTGGGCAGTATTCAGCTCATTCGGGAAATCGGTATCTGCTGAAATGGAGTAGCAGTGCTTGCACATCAGGTTGCAGCGCCGCACCAGATTCCAGATCACCACCGGCCCCGGCGGGTTGCGCTTTGGCCCCAAGGGTTTGGGATCCAGTATTTCCTGCATGAATTGTGAGATTCTAAACATAGTTTTTAACTAAGGTGACAGGTGACAGGTGACAGGTGACAGGTGACAGGTGACAGGTGACAGGTGACAGGTGACAGCAGAATTGTTTGCTATCCGTTTTCGGTATCAAGAACAGCCTCATCATTTTCTGCCGTTCCGACTCATAAGGAAATAGTCCCCTCCCCGCCGGGGAGGGACAGGGAGGGGAATCAATCAATCCTGAAACCTGTAACCTGTAACCTGTAACCTCTATTGCCCTATCCTCATCCCGGTTTTTTTCAATATCCGGCTGCTGAAAAGAACCTCATGGCCCCGGTTATCCTCGCCTAAAAGCTCCACGATGATATTAGTCTTCTCCATCACCTCGTCCCTATCTCTGCCATGTACCATAGCGAATAGATTGTAGTGCCACTCAGGCGGATGACGTGGGCGATGGTAGGCATGGCTGACAAAATCCAGAGCACCTATCTTGCGGCCATAAACCTGCACTTTGTCGTCCGGCACATCCCAAACGGTCATGCCATTGCCCTTGAAGCCGAGAGTATAGTGATTGGGTACGGCCCCAATACGACGGATGATGCCGGATTCCAGCATCCTGCGCATACGCTGCATCACCTCATCGGCGGTGCTATCCAACTCCTGGGCAACCTGCTCATAGGGTTCCGGCACCAGTGGCAAACCACCCTGGGTCGCCACCACAATGCGACGATCCAGGTCGTCCAGCGGACGTGTTGTTGTATCCTTGTCCAGCATTGGTTTTCTCAGGCCCAGGGTTACTCTGAGTTCTTGGTATCTATCTTGAGGTCCGGGAGACTGACGGCCCCCATCACATGCAGCACGATGCCGCAGCCGACAAAAAAGACCACCGATGCCGCCAGGCTGGCAAATATGGGGTTATCCGTACCAACTGTGTAACCTCGATAGCCGGCGGCAAACAACGTGATGACTGCAGCGACATAACAGATATATGCCACTGCCAGGGATACCTTCTGGGCAGGTTTTCGTGTCTTCAAAAGTGGAGCCTCTTAATTAATCTATAGCGTGTTCTGAAATTTCAGACCGGATGTTACACCATAAGGGCATCGTATCCGCAGTATGGGGACGAATTTCAAACCTCGAATTTCAGTCCGACAAAGAACTCCTCTCTCTTCGGCATATTGTAGACTTGATATCCCGTTACATCCTCAATCTCAGCAAGCACCGACTCGATGCGCGCCGGGGTCTCTGTGGCCAGCACGAACCACATATTCAAGCGATGGTCCCTGGCGTAGTTGTGGGCGACCTCGGAAAACGCATTGACCTGTTCGGCCACACGCTCGAAATCCTCTTCAGGAATACTCATGGCACAAAGACTGAGTCCACCACCCAGGCGTTCCGCATTGTAGAGCGGGCCAAAGCGGGAGAGCTGTCTCTTCTCCAACATCTGCTCCAGACGCTGAATCAGTTCAGCCTCGCAGATACCAAGATGATCCGCCGCCGCCCGGTAGGGATGGTCGGAGACTGGGAAGCCCCCCTGCAGGCGATTGATGATAGCGCGGTCGACACTATCCATCATTGATATCGTGCACCACGCTGTTTAAAGCGGCGCCCGCTGAACAACACCTTGTGAGGAATGCCTTCGAGACCACAGGATTCAATGATTGCGTCGATGTAGTTGAGTACCCGCTGACGATCCTTACCGTGGATCATACTGAAGAGGTTATAGGGCCACTCGGGCAGACGCCGTGGACGCTGATAACAGAGAGTGACACAGGACTCACTGCCCAGCTTCCCTCCGACCTCATCCAAGTGTTTGTCAGGCACGTCCCAGACAACCATCGCGTTGGCGGTATAACCGAGCTCATGGTGACGCACCACGATACCCAGGCGCTTGATGATACCTTCATCCTGCAACCTGGTAATGCGCTCGATCACCTCCTGCTCCTCCATGCCGATACGCTCACCCACCTCGGCATAGGGGTGACTTGAAAGCGGCAACCCACCCTGGATTTCGGCAACCAGGCTACGATCAGCGTCACTTAGCACCACAGAGGAAACCCAAGATTGATATGGAACTCTTTTCGTAATGGCAGATTGAGAATGGGGAGCCCTGTCTCAAACTCCATTCTGGCCAGCACTGCCGCCAAATGAGCTTCGGAGGGCGCGGTTACCACAAACCAGAGATTATGCTCATCCTCACGTTCGTAATTGTGATTCACTTCGGGATAGGCACTGA from Gammaproteobacteria bacterium (ex Lamellibrachia satsuma) harbors:
- a CDS encoding Lrp/AsnC family transcriptional regulator codes for the protein MDSVDRAIINRLQGGFPVSDHPYRAAADHLGICEAELIQRLEQMLEKRQLSRFGPLYNAERLGGGLSLCAMSIPEEDFERVAEQVNAFSEVAHNYARDHRLNMWFVLATETPARIESVLAEIEDVTGYQVYNMPKREEFFVGLKFEV
- a CDS encoding hemerythrin family protein, whose translation is MKTRKPAQKVSLAVAYICYVAAVITLFAAGYRGYTVGTDNPIFASLAASVVFFVGCGIVLHVMGAVSLPDLKIDTKNSE
- a CDS encoding thermonuclease family protein; the protein is MNISLRKFALLLGAGCLSMAAAAAEDQRYKLQKIEDGDTLVVELTSGTERIQLAGIDAPEDTPNPKLQRDAQRTGLSEDVLLSIGNASTSHLKSLVSPGQQVMLSGNLNRRDKYGRISLVVLDEQGNSLNEKMVADGYAVVLNRYPLDSAFRGRLKKMEGEAFDQKRGLWGEYREFATRWGNRGE
- a CDS encoding cytochrome C oxidase Cbb3; amino-acid sequence: MKIRTLFLALVGLSGLFNAGQSVAVVDAAALYKTHCSECHGPGRLGIIGPALLPQNLKRLRRKSAFQMIENSRPAVQMPPFKEKLNKAEIESLVELIYTPLKIMPKWGMAKIKGSQLVYHKPGEFPDSPKFEADIDNLFMVVELGDHHATLLNGDTFEPIHRLPTRFALHGGPKWAEGGRYIYFASRDGWISKFDVFNLTYVAEVRVGINTRNLAVSHDGRYVIAANYLPHSLVVLDARDLSPLKVIDVADETGTSSRVSAVYTADPRESFVAALKDIPEVWEIGYMDEPPAGFSGWVHDYREDSGDAHKEERFPVRRIAVEGYLDDFFLTQEYDRVIGTSRGLDKGLEGSAGQVVDLDLKRAVAQVTLPGMPHLSSAITWQYQGRNVLATPNIKKPEVTIVDTETWEVIKRIPTQGPGFFMRSHEKSPYAWVDVFFGPNRDLMHVIDKQTLEIVKTLKPVPGKTSAHVEFTKDGRYALVSIWDLDGALVIYDAKTLEEIKRLPMKKPSGKYNVHNKLTRSRGTSH
- a CDS encoding Lrp/AsnC family transcriptional regulator — its product is MVLSDADRSLVAEIQGGLPLSSHPYAEVGERIGMEEQEVIERITRLQDEGIIKRLGIVVRHHELGYTANAMVVWDVPDKHLDEVGGKLGSESCVTLCYQRPRRLPEWPYNLFSMIHGKDRQRVLNYIDAIIESCGLEGIPHKVLFSGRRFKQRGARYQ
- a CDS encoding protein nirD, with the translated sequence MGEVNCLYCGKKIAEDIAECPHCGAVSHFQKKGYRAGARKKFVLLFIALAVFCLFFIFWLPR
- a CDS encoding cytochrome-c peroxidase encodes the protein MAKQKLFSIASIVLVFMPLAQADSSPTAASLGEKLFFDANLSNPPGQSCASCHLPGAGFADPDRELPVSRGVHPDRFGDRNTPTAAYALYSPAFHFDEKQGLYVGGQFWDGRAATLEEQAKGPFLNPVEMANADSAAVVEKVRQASYAKEFDCLFGKGSLKVVKQAYDHIATAIAAFERSERFHPFTSKYDYYLAGKVELTRQEKRGLELFDAGDKGNCAACHTSQVGENGQPPLFTDFTYDNLGVPRNDENPFYSQPARFNSNGAEVIDIGLAKTTGRDVDKGKFKVSTLRNIALTPPYMHNGILKTLREVVMFYSTRDIRSDWGKPEVAENVNIKELGNLGLTNGEIDAIVAFMKTLTDGYQLDTNSAKH
- the nirJ gene encoding heme d1 biosynthesis radical SAM protein NirJ, which gives rise to MFRISQFMQEILDPKPLGPKRNPPGPVVIWNLVRRCNLMCKHCYSISADTDFPNELNTAQVFDVMDDLKQFKVPVLILSGGEPLLRPDIFEIAHHAKAMGFYTALSTNGTLIDEQNIDKIAEVGFDYLGISIDGIRETHDQFRRKEGAYDVSMHGLRLCRDAGIKVGLRFTMTQDNAEELPQLLDLMVEERINKFYFSHLNYAGRGNKNREDDVFLNTTRWAMDLLFDRALEDAAKGRGTEFVTGNNDADGVYLLHWVERLFPEQADHIRAKLIQWGGNSSGVNIANIDNQGRVHPDTMWWNHDLGNVKERPFSKIWMDTSDPIMAGLKASPRTVGGRCGACRYFDICGGNTRVRAMQLTGDAWSEDPACYLTDEEIGIPSATEDETPVDQVLTG
- a CDS encoding mechanosensitive ion channel yields the protein MKIQSGLWLQQVTMISLLLMAASVGMANSLECPPNTEALTTKDSQIPLDELEIRLKPLVRCELAEEAKGWMTLLKSKVQEISGEELVAKHKKTEMKAVEEALDALEDAKEAMEEVPEATKGESEPTAASQEEAETAVAEAHKQIKEVMGDQEETEDVVDSSIAKEVLEKSETEARVDSKSGKEILQDEKSATKQLDKIDTKELQDQETLKKVTDAAVQLADSKSEIRKSLLEHVNQLYAERTALIDRANLVINAFEEKGAAEEPITEYRQYIKAVSGLKVDVSDVDATSAALKGWFISKEGGLRWGKNIAIFFVTVLVFYFLSVIVGRAAERGFNASRHTSALLSDFLAKAISRGIIVLGVLIGLAALEVNIGPVLAVIGALGFVVAFALQSSLGNFASGILILLYRPFDVGDLVEVSGVLGKVSSMNLLSTHIKTPDNKSVIISNNAIWGNVITNATATNKRRVDMVFGIGYQDDVGKAQRIMEDILSSHELVLKDPEPVVRLHELADSSVNFVCRPWIRAENYWDVYWDVTRAVKERFDAEEISIPFPQRDVHLFTEQTAGTEILPDKNSS
- a CDS encoding Lrp/AsnC family transcriptional regulator; the encoded protein is MLDKDTTTRPLDDLDRRIVVATQGGLPLVPEPYEQVAQELDSTADEVMQRMRRMLESGIIRRIGAVPNHYTLGFKGNGMTVWDVPDDKVQVYGRKIGALDFVSHAYHRPRHPPEWHYNLFAMVHGRDRDEVMEKTNIIVELLGEDNRGHEVLFSSRILKKTGMRIGQ